In Neomonachus schauinslandi chromosome 8, ASM220157v2, whole genome shotgun sequence, the genomic stretch GAGAAGTCGAGGGAGGAGGTACTTTGACTGGGGCCATATTTAAATGTGTCTGTGTCATCCGCTGTCCTTACCCAACTCCCTGGGACTAGACAGCCTGTACCCGGAGAGGCAGATGACAGCCCACTACCAGGAGGCCTGAGCGGTAGTTTCATTCTCTGGGGCCTTGCCTCCGAGGAGCTGCTCCTACCTCCCCCTGGTTAGGGGGTGCGGTAGGTGTCGCCCGAGAGGCCAAGAAAGATTTGCAGCTGTGTCCGTGGCAGCCCCTACCATACACGGTAGGCTCATGGCGGCAGGACCGTGCCCTTGACCCGTACTATGACCATCCTGAATTCCCCCAGCCCGCCTGCAGCCCACGCTCGTCTAGGGAGGAGGCCCCCGGCCCACACCCAGGTCTCACCCTGTGACAATCTCAAAGGGAGGCAGTTCAATCAGCTCCTTCAGCTTCTCAGGGTCATCCAGGTTTTCCAGATCCTCACCATTCTGGGAAGCGGGCGCCGCGGGCTCAGCAGCTGCAGCAGCCGCAGCGGCCTCTTCTTTCTGGGCCATGGAGGGGTGGTGGCTCCGCAGTCACTGAGAAAGAGGAGAGGCAGCGAGCgcctggggcctgggcctggcGGCAGAGTCCCAAGCAGCTGTCAGCAGCTAAATCTGCCTGGGGACGACGGGAAGAGGCCCCGGGCAAGCCAGGCTTAGTGTTCTCACCTCCAGGCCACACAGGCTTTATAACCAGagccctccgcccctcccccaggccctcaccctgtatctttttttaattgagtgacAGCGGGTGCCGGGATGGGGGGAGTGGAAAATCTGGCCACTAGTATCCCCTATTTATCAGTAGGCAAAGACAGGATGCTGGCAGGTGGGCATGCCAAGGCctgctctccctttccccaccggCTCACACATACATTCGTACTCTCACCCTCCACCTTATATCCTTCCCTCTGTTTCCCCGTGCAACCTGTCCAGCTCCACTGGGGGTATGGAGAAAGGGATAGAGGGTGGGCATCCTGAGATTTAGGAGAGATGCTCTCAGAGGTGCAAGCAGGATGAGGCTTGTGTTGAATGGGGTGCTTGCAGAGAAACCCCCGCCACCCATTCGGCTGGGGAGATGTGGGTTCAGTAAAGGAGGGTCCTGAGACGGGGTTGGATAAGAACTGTGAGTCGTTACTTAATGGGAACAGGTGCGAATTTGCCTGTTATGGCCCCATAATGCTGGGTTAGTTCCTGAGCCTCCAGTAGTAACAATACTGCCATCTACAAGCTCAGAGGTTTTGAGAGAGAACAGGCAGTGAGGGTCGTTGTTTGCGTGTGAAATCAAACTTAATGCTCTCAACAGCCCCGGGAGGCAATCTGTATCAACCCATGTTTCATATGGGGGAACTGGGACTCAAAGAAAGCCTGGATAAGGGCCTTGCTTAGGGCCGTACAGCCCACAAATGGCAAagtcaggattcgaacccaggcctTTTTACTCCAGAGGCCAAACATTTGACCTCCATGCTATGTTTCCTCTCAGTtggtcttttattcatttaacaaatatttgttgagcatctactatatgccagctGCTGTTTCAGGTATTGGGAATATGgcacagaacaaaacaaatgaaaatcctTGCCCTCCCAGAGCTTGAGGGGGTTGGACAATAAACAAGATAagtgatctatctatctatctatctatctatctatctagtctATTTGCTGGTGCTAAGTGCTAAGGAGAGAAGGCAGGTAAGGGGGACAGAAGTGTCAAGGGGTGGGGTAGTATTTTTATAGAGTGGCCAGGGTAGGACTTTGAAAAGCAGACAACTGGGAAAAGATCTGAAGGTTGTGAGGTAAATATGCTATGTAAAGGGAAAGTGGTCCAAGGGAAGGAAGaacaggtgcaaaggccctgaggtaggagtaTTCCTTGTGTGTTTGAGGAGCAAGCAGATACCTGTGTGGCTGGAGAGTCCTAGAAGGAAAGGCCAGAGGATAAAATAAGGGCTAGATAGATAGGACCTTATGGACTTGCCAAGGACCTGACTTTTtctctgagtgagatgggaagccattgtCTTTGAACAGATGAAACACATGGTCTGCCCTATATTTTTACAGGATCACCCAGGCTGCTTGGTTGAGAAGAGACCAAAGGTGggaaagagcagaagcagaggaacCAGTTATAAGCCTGTGAAAGTGATGAGAGACACCTGGAGCCCCTAGAAAAATCCCTGAGCTAAAATAGCATTGGAAGATGGATGGATCACTTTCGCAGTTCACATCTTGGATCCTTAGTGGAAGCCACAGGTGTTTATGTTTGGGGCAGTGCAAGCACTCTAGACCATTCTCAGGGCAGTGGAAGACTAGGGTTAGGGTCACCCAGAGGTTGAAAGTGAGGAACCTGAGAACATTGAGAACTGTTGGAACCCAGCCCCAAGTGGGGTTGGGTGGTGGTGATAGAAAGGAAGGGTACCCTTCCACAGTCTGCCTAGAGAATAGGAGTCAGGTCAGTCTGGAGTATTTGGGGCTCTCTCCCCAGAGAATTCTGAGCAGCGCAGGGCCCTGTGAGTAAGAGGCCAAGCATTTAGGTCTTCCTGGATGGTCATAGTTTCTACCTGTCGTCCAGGCATAATTACTACCAGTGCCCCTTTCACTCCCCAGAGCGCTCTGGTATTGACCATAAACTATATGGTCACCCTACCTAATAGGCTTATTACTGAAAGCACTTATCCCGAGATGATTGTTTTCAGGTGTTTTTTCCAGGGGTGTCAAGCACGGGGTGGTAGGAGCAGTGCCTGCGTCCACAAAGAAAAGGCGGTGATTGCTGATATATCGCGGACACACATTATTCATTGTCATCCACAAACACACAACATTTCAATGCTCCTTCTTTTATTTGATCCACACTTATCGCCGTGCCAGGCACGGTAGGAGATGGCGAGAACACAGAGATGCATGAGGTACCGCCTCGCCTGGAGCACCCTGTCTTCATCCTCAGCAGGCGCTTGGGCATGCATCAGTGCATTCAGGCCTCATACGTCTCACACGGGCGGTTGGGGATTACTGGCCTTGGTTTGCAAGTAGGGACCTGGGGCTCAGGAAGGTGAAGTGATTTGTGCAAGATCACACAAGGATTTAAGTCCAGGTTCTCTgagaataatcctttttttttaaagatttttatttatttgacagagagagacacagtgagagagggaacacaagcagggggagcgagagagggagaagcaggcttcccgccgagcagggagccagatgcggggctcaatcccaggactccaggatcatgacctgagccaaaggcagacgcttaacgactgagccacccaggcgcccctctgagaATAATTCTTATCTCCAGGGCTGCACCCAACCAGCTCTGATGAATACATGTCTAAAGCGGTATAGgcatgcttgtccctctcctacTTCTGGGTCACAGCCACAGTGAGGGGCTTGGAACAACCAAGGACGAGTCAAAGGTCTGGGGGGAGGCAATCGAGGAGGAGGGATCCTTTCCTCCTGTGGGAAAGATTTCCTCCTTGAggacaggttcttttttttttttttttaagattttatttatttgagagagagagagagtgaaagagcacaagcagggggagtggcagagggagagggaaaggcgggcttcctgctgagcagggagcctgatgcaggggtcgatctcaggaccctgaaatcatgacactagctgaaggcagacgcttaatcgactgaaccgcccaggtgccccaagatttacttgtttttagagagagagcaagctgggggaaggggcagagggagaaaaagagggggagaagcagactccctgctgagcttggagcctgatggggggctggatcccacaaccctgagatcatgacctgggctgaaatcaagagtaggacactcaactgactgagcacccaggcgccccaagaactggGAATATGGCACAGATATTTTGGCTGTCATGTATAACCCAGGattgggaggggaaaaaattaatCCATGTTCATGTCCCCATCTCAGCCTTGAttcactgtgtgatcttggccagATCACTAagcatctctgggcctcagtgctTCCATCTGAGTTATTGTCCAGGATGGTCAAAGGGATGGAAATGAGAAGAGGAGACAAGGCTGGCTCCTGTGGGGGTGAAGAGGAACAGTGAAGATGAACAGTGTCGTGAAAATTTCCTGACTCTGAGTGATGGTGGGAGGTGGTGCAGAGGTGGACCCAGGCTGGTCCTTTCTGAAGTGGTGACCCCTGGCTCCCACCACACCCACATATACTTTTTCCTTTGACACTTGGGAGCGCACCCTGGGCCCTCCCTTGGACTGATAACTGACAACTTCCTTTTCCACTGCTCCTTTCCAGCCCCTGCCCTTGCCCACCCCGCTATCCCTGGAGGCCCTCTGAACTAGCTCTGGCTATTTATGGCACCTCCTGGGGGCCTGTTCCTGGCTGGTCCTTGGTTCTCTTTTCCAAGTCCTACCAGTTTCCCCTGCCGGCCCCAGAGTGCAGCAGCTAATCTGGGGATCAGGTGCCAGGAGCTTGGCTCTGCCCTCCCGCAGCTGCCGCTATACTCTTTAGGGCAGGCATTCCCCAACCCCCCGTTAACACTAGGGTAAGTTTCTATCCCTTTGCTCCCCctgcagaggaggagacagagaaataaggTATCCCGTTCAAGGTCACGGTAGGAGTCTGGGGGGTgctggaatttgaatccaggtctgccAGCCTCCAAGTTCCAGGCTTTTCCAGCTGTGTTACGCTGCCTGGGATTCAGGAACAGGGAGTGCGGAGACTAGCACAGCCCTTGCTGGGGGCCTGACACTGGTCTAAGCAGGTCATGTCAATTAGCCCACTTACTCCTCATGAGGATATTGGCGGAGGTCCtactgttatcctcattttattggTGAGGAACTGGAGACCAGAGAGCttaagtgacttggccaaggtcacgcAGCTAATGGAGCAGAGCCGTGTGCTGCAAGCCATTGCCCCTTCCCCATTCAGCTCTTACGGCTACCAGGACCCCCGCGGCCAGGCTCGAGGACGGAGGGCGGGGGCGGGAAGGGGTCGAGGGGAGGAAGGCCTTCTCCAGGGATTTTGGCTCCGGAAGCAATCAGTATGTGAGGGGTGCATGTgcacagatatatatgtatgtgttgtgtgtgtgtgtagaggatACGGGCGTATAGAGACAAAGCAGCTGGTGAGTGGGGATGGAAACCAAAAAGGGGATTCTCCCAATCCATCTCTGCAGGCCTCGGCCCCATTCTCTCCTGGATGGCAGTGGCTGGAAGCAGCAGGATTAGGCCCAAGAGAAGCTGCAGCCTGCCTCTCCCGGTCCCATTTCCCAGGGtcatttcagaaaacatttggATGCTCTGGAGGTGGCTGAGGAGTAAGGGCCAGGGCCAGGCACAGCTATTCCTTGGGTCTCAGCCTGATGCCAAGCTGCCCTCACTGGGAAGGGAGTCGAGGCCAGGAGGAGCCTAGTGGAAAATAGAAGCCTCACCAGGGGAAGGTTTAAATTTTCACTTTGTGAAAGAAGACACCTAGGGAGCGCGTTGATGGAGTGGGTGCTTTATGTGCAGGAACAGCTGGGACCCCAACAGTGCGTTGCCCCAGAGACCCAGCCTGGGCATGCCCGTCGCTCGGTCACCACCGAGACGAGGTACACAAACATCGGGCTGCAGGCACCAGACACCCCCCTGGCGGGCAGAAGCCTGCACCCTCCAGCAACTGTTTTGTTGACATAAACACGAGGTGTCCAGAGCTTTGgccgggcggggggaggggactCAGGGTCTCCCAGAGGTCTAAGGCTGAGATCAGGGAAGGCACTAGACTCACAGGGTAGGCCAGGGTTTTCAGTATCCTCCTGTGCAGGACGCAACGCTTGGCTTGCCAGGCAGAACATGCTGCCCCAGGGGAAAATGGTGACACCGGGACTTTAGTCCTGGTCACCGCGGTCCTCCATTCTGTCAGCCACTCCCGGCACCGCCTGGCTCCCGCAGCAGGCACTTCGAGGCTTTGAGGAAAGTGATCTGATAAGAACCGTGCACATGAAGGTGACTGATAGTGCTCCTCTTTGAAGGGGGTGTTTGCAGGGCCAAAGAACCTACTAGGAGAATGCGATAAACTGAATCAACTTTTGAGGGGAGAATTTCAGTGCTTAGAATGCTCAGTGTGTAGAGCAGGTGCAGGTACAGGGGACGGGGGTTTCTTTGGTGCTCCTGTGGGCAGATAATTTCCATGTGGGCTGGGGGATCCTGGAGATTCAGACAGTAGAGGGACGAATGAGGCTGAAGAGATACCACTGAGGCACCTGGTGTGACAAAGAGGGCCTGTCCCGGTTTGCACGCTAGCAGAGTGGGCCTAAGTGGGTGAGGGTTCTTGAAAGCTCGGAGGAGAGAAGGGGCCTCAAGGGACTCTACCTGAGCATAAAAGAGGGAGGTCCGGATCTGAGGGGGTCCCGACCAGAGTCAGGCTTTGTGTGAGTAGGTAACTTGCCTGCCACTAAAGAGGATCAGCAATAAGTCCTTAAAACAAAAGGGCCTTGTCCTTGTTTTCCAGAGCTACAAGAAGGAGGAGGACTCTGAAACTCAGGTTGGGGTGCTGGAGAATTCCAGGAGATCGGATGGTTGTGGCCACCACAAAGGAAGATTTTGGAGCCCTGGCCCAGGCCTGGCAACACTCCGGGGGCCTTACACTTCCTTCCATCCGGGCATCACCTCTACCTGCCCGTGGGAACGCGTGCCCGTGGGCACGCAGGCTTAGTGAACAGGACGCCTAGAGAAAACACTGTCTGCACTCTGctccctcccagcccagcagACCAAACTTTGTCCACTATCAGTCTCCCCACATCACCTTGCCCCTGTGTGGCTCCACTCTGCAGACTTGGCAAAGGGAGGAAGAATGCAGGGTtcgaggcagggaaggagggactAATATACAGTAGAAAGAGACGTACCACGTCCTGGGGGTGCTTTGTCAGCTGGTGCAGCTCTCCATCTCTGCAGACACCGGGGGTGGCAGGGACTGCACAGCCCTTGAGGAGctcatttccccctccccgccaccctcCACCCAGTGAATCATATTCACATGCTATGTGCCCACTCAGAGGCAAATGGAATACTACCACCCAAGGACAGAGAAGCACACACATATGACTGGGATGGTGGGATCCCAGGACACATCTAGCAAAGACAGGAGGCAGCTCTGACTCTACTCAGGCACAACTCTAGGTAACTGGTGATCTAGGAGGGGCCCAGGGCAGTGTGTGCTCATCATCAGGTGTGGCTCAGaactgggaggtggggtggggaaaggacaAGGGGTTCAGGCAGATTGGGAGACTGGGGGATTAAAGGCTCCCATTCAGGAACCAAGGAGCGGTGcagaagggaatttttttttaaagatttatttatttatccatttgagagagagagagagagagaaaacgctTGCAGCCATGATCACgtgatgggggggaggggcagagggagagggacaagcagactcctcactgatcacagagccccaatcacagagcccaacttggggcttgatctcatgaccctgagatcatgaactgagctgaaatcaagagtcggacttttaactgactgagccacccaggcacccctgcagaaGGGAATTTTAAGGATGACTCTGGGGACAGAGGATGAGAGTTTGTCGTTGGAGTCCTGCCCTTTCTGGCTGTTTCTGTTCAAAGCCAGGAAGCCCCTTAGTTTGGCTCATCCCTTTCAGGCAGTCTTGTTATTCCAGGGCTTGGGACACCACTCTGTTGAACAAATCAAGCTTTCTTCTAGGGCCAAGTGTCCAAAACTAGAGGTATCTGGATGCCTGGGTTTGTGGATCAGCTTGCACTGGGGAGGGCAAAGTCATGCAGTGGGCTTGGGCTGACTCTCCTCTTCTTAGAGCATCAGTTAAGCTTCTAGAATTGCTGGCAACACAAATAAAATTAGTAGCAAATATTTATGCTGCCTATATGAGACGatgatgacaatgacaatgaCAAATAACTCTGGGGTGTTCAGTTGTCTAAGGTCACCCGCTGATAGTGGAGTAGGGACGAGAACCCATGCAGCGTGGTGGCTCTGAGCCCACCCTCAATCGGTATTTATAGATTATGTTTCTATGTTTAAAACAGTTATACATATAAATGAAGTTATAAATTCAACTAAAAGCAGCTTTAGAAAATTTGATTGAGGTGAAGACAAAATCCACCTGAACGTGCACCATAAAAAGCCggtcattttgtgtgtgtgacactGGTCAGGCTAGCCCACAGACCTGAGGAGAGGTAACTCACTCTCCCCACTCTTAGGAAGTGAGGGAAAtaccactgggggtcttggagcAAGATGGGTCTCCAACTGTCATGTGAATCAGAACCACGCATGCTTAGTGAACAGGTGGCTTCCGGGTTCCCCTCCTAGAACAGCTAACAGGCATTAAGCACTTCTTCTGTGCCAAACCTCTTTTAACTGATTATCTCATCTCTTCTCGACAATTCTAGGGGGGGGCCCCATTGCGCAGGTGAGAAGAATGAAGTTCAGACAGTGCAGTCAGTTGCACTGGGTTACCAGTTAGTAAATGACAGTCCATACCAAGCCCAGGCTGGCCTGTCTCCAGGGCCAGAACTGCAAACCATTGCACTGTATGGCCTTCCTTCCCCAAGATGATCTGATTCTGTGGGTCCGGAGCAGGGCTGGAGTCCAGGCCTTCCGACAACTGCCCTGGGAGGTCactgggccacactttgagaaccacactGGTAGCTGTTTCAATCAGGCTGATCATTTAGAACCACCTGAGAAGTTTCAAGAACTATGAAgacccttcccttccccaaacaCAGGCTTTTTCAATGGGTCCAGAGTCCCCTGCAGGTGTTGGGTGGGGTGCTGGtcagcattttcttttaattggacgaaatgttcatttttccaaTCAATAAAGATAACTGAATACCTGCTCTGTGCTCTGGGCTGCCCTGGGACTGGGGATACAAGGGTGGGGGTACCTGACTTGCCTGGCTGGGCAGAGCATGCCCTTTCTGGAGGCAGAGAGGATGCAGATTCCTTCTTGCTTGTTCTCCTTTGGTGAGCTCCAGAAAGAGCAAGTCTCCTTGAATGATGTCCTTCTGGCTTCTTCCCTGTGTGGTCCTTGGCCCCCACCAGAGAGGTCATAGCTGGTTCTCCACCCAGAACTCAGGTCACAGAATCACAGGTTGTCAAAGTGAAAAGAGCCCTGAGAGACCATCCATACCTGGAGCTTTCAAATTTTAGTGAAAGCTGACACAAGTGCTGGGAGCttgttaaatataaagatacCTGGAGCCCACCCCAAAAGTTCTGATTCTTAGGTCATGCACGGGTGGGGTCAAAGGAACATGCGTTGTAATAAGCTCCCTAGTGGCTCTGCGATGCACTCGGCAGTGGTTCTTAGGTGGGCTGCAGGAGGCCCAGggagttttaaaaacactgatgccCAGCTCCATCCCTAGAGAGTGGTCAATTTCTTCAAAATCTCCTATGCAGGGTGTCTGGGCCTTCTAGCTGACTTTGTTTGGGATTTGGGGAGGCAGCCCCAGGGGCAGTCACTGCTACCCTTGCTACCACCAGGGCCTTAAAACAAGAGGAGAATAAAACAATAGTagagaagagacaaaaataaagaagcCAATGAGAAGATGTAGAAAGAGAGAAGTCTAGGCAAGAAGCTCCTGCTGAAATCACTTATTAGCACTGAGGGGctcatctctttttctcaatgttttttcttattataataggcattaattgatttaaaaaaattaataataaaaaatatatgaaaacaaaaataaaaaatgagctaTAATCCTCCTTATCAGAGATAATCGCATAAGGTCTTAATATGACATATATAAAGTACAGTataatatattgtataatattattataatattagtataatatattgtataatattattataataactgTAATAGAATATGAtctatattatacatattatattattgttattaatatattaattaaaatccaACGAAATAACattaaactattctaaaataaaatatataaacctgACACgtataatttgtatctttttttactCTATCTACTTTTCCGTTTTGCTTTTATAGAACCTTTCAAAAAGACTTTGTGTTCCAGGTAACTGAAAATCCAAGTCCTAAATATCCCGGCCCCATTCGGAGGGCGCGCGGGTGGAGCGGGGACGGCGCGCCCACTCTCCCCTGGCCGTGCGCGCTCCTGTACGCATTGACGGACACGCACTCCCACACATGCGCAGACGCGTCTACCCTGCTCTGCGGCCCCAGGCATCGTGTTCCCAGGTAGGCACTTCACCTCGTACCCTCAAAGTTAGTAAAGGATTTTATTAATGGATATTACTAAATTACTTTATTAATACaggattaattaatttatattaagtGGTAAAAtaagctcccctcccccccctttcccGTTTCTGAAATCGAATGGAAATTGGCACGAGGGGAACCAGGACAGTGACCACATTGGGCCGAGTCATCTTCAGGGATTCATCAATCCCTGGCCCCccgtccccctcctcccctctctcccgaatagccccacagccctgcctgtgttctcttctacccctcccctggccatcctccctcctctcctgtccCTGGTGCCTCAGTCGCTCTTCTCCCCCATGGGCTGAGGCTGATGGTTTGGACAGAGGCTGTCCCTCCACAGGCGGTAGGCGATGGAAGCGGTCACGGTGAGCCAGGCCAGGTAAGGCAGCAGGAGCACGGCGGCCAGCTTGTTGATGGGATGCCAGATCAGCGCTGTGCTCACCACCAGTCCGTAGAGTAGTAGCAGGTGCAGCAGGGcctaggtgggtgggggggtgggggggcagggcagtCAGGCAGGCTGCCCTGAGAACTGAACCCTCCGCTTTCCTGCAGCACCCTGGACCCCGTGAGCCAAGTTGCTGAGGTCTGGGCACTCaactggagctcagagaagtCTGCCCACCCGTTAACCTGCCTGCACTCAGTTGGTCTACTGTGTTATCTGCTTGCGGGGGGGCCCGGTGGTCTCACTTGCTCCTACACTACTTCCACTGCATGCCTTACCAGACCATGGGTGTGGGCTGCGAAAAAGAGAATCAGGACAGCCCAGCTGACCGCGAGCTGCACAGCATAGAGGCCGAGAGGCAGGACCAGGGGCCACCCAAAGCCCCCTCCCAGGTTCTTCCACACCAGGTAGGAGGCATAGCTGTGGAGAGATGGTGGCAGAACACTCAGAGGGAGGCTGTTTCATGGCAAATGAAGGAAGTCCTCTGGCATAAGGACTCTTGGTTACCTAAAGGAAGCCGTGTGGGCTGAAATGGGAGCAAGAGTGTCTAAGCATCACTTGAGGGCCAgcggggaggtggtgggaggcaATGGGGAAACTTGGAGAGGGGGAGCAACGTGGCTGGCTGGAATTCTAGGCAGCACAGAGGGGACCCACCATAAGAGGCAAGATGGCGTGCCATCCCTTCGGAGGTCAGCATGCAGCAGTAGTTCAGGTACGGGGGGCCTTGTTCCCACCCTAGCAGGTACCAGGGCCATGGTATGAGAAATGGGTGCTCACCCCATGACAAAGTAGATGGTGATCCATCCTGCCAACAAGACTTTGTGAGGTGGGCACCAGGGCGGTTTCTTTGGGTTGTCGTACCAACCAGACATCCGATGACGGGTGAGCAGCCAGAGCAGGATGGGCCCCAGGTGGGGAAGGGCCAAAAAGATGGTGCCTTGAGGCTGCATTCCCTTCACAGAGGCAAAATCTAGGAAGGCAGACAACACGATGGTGGTGGGCCTCCCTCTTAGTCCTTTCCCTGTACCTGCTTGACTGTCTCCACCTCCTACCTGACACAGTTCCCTGGCCTGAGTCCCTCATGGGAGGTCTGGTAAGAGATGCCATTCTCCCCACCATGGGCCAGCTCCCATCCTGTGAGCTCACACTGCCTTGCCCTTTCTCTGGCTTCCATGGACTTATTTTCTCCACACCACCCACTTGGCACTCAGAAGATACTGTCCAGTATTTATAATTGCTTCTGAGTGCAAGCCTCCTTCCCCCATCGTGTATCTGACTCCTAGAGTTCAGGTCTAGGTATGATTGTCTTTTCTGCCTCCCATAGTGGGTTGCACTTGGTCAGGTACATAGCAGGCCCTTAACAGGGACGCTGCCTTATGCTGAACTCAGCCAAGCTGATCTAACCCACCTAGAAGGACCACGTTCAGAAAGGCCGGAGCCAGAGATTCCTTGGGGGTCTTCTCTAGTCAAAATGGGGCAGCCCATCTGCCCCCAGGCTTATCTCGACACACCAGACTGGCAGACCCAAGAGGCCCACCCAGCCTGAGCTGCTGCCCAAATTCGAACTTAGCTGAGTGACACTGGGCTCCTTTCTCTGAGGCCTTAGGTCTCGCCTGTCCCTCAGGGCCTGGGGAggtccctcctccacccctccacttCCAGAGAGTCCGAGCCACCAACACAAGTGCTCAGCTTTCTTTCGGACTGACTTCTCAAGGAAGCAACTGCCTGGTCTTTGATTAAAAAGTTGCCACACTCATTTGCACGTTGCCTTGGACGTCACCGGCATGTGGAACAAGGCACAGACCCTCTTCCAGCCAAGGCCCCCCACCGCATATCGTTCTCATTTGCGCATGATATTTCAGCCTCCTCCCCATGACTGCCAGGATGGCAAGGAAGACAG encodes the following:
- the TSPO2 gene encoding translocator protein 2 isoform X1; translated protein: MQPQGTIFLALPHLGPILLWLLTRHRMSGWYDNPKKPPWCPPHKVLLAGWITIYFVMGYASYLVWKNLGGGFGWPLVLPLGLYAVQLAVSWAVLILFFAAHTHGLALLHLLLLYGLVVSTALIWHPINKLAAVLLLPYLAWLTVTASIAYRLWRDSLCPNHQPQPMGEKSD
- the TSPO2 gene encoding translocator protein 2 isoform X2; the protein is MQPQGTIFLALPHLGPILLWLLTRHRMSGCYASYLVWKNLGGGFGWPLVLPLGLYAVQLAVSWAVLILFFAAHTHGLALLHLLLLYGLVVSTALIWHPINKLAAVLLLPYLAWLTVTASIAYRLWRDSLCPNHQPQPMGEKSD